In Tsuneonella sp. CC-YZS046, the genomic window CTGCCAGACATCGGGATCGAGGCCGCTCATTTCGATCACCCGCCGGTTGACCATGCCGCTGCCGAGCAGCTCCATCCAGCCATGGCCGGGCGCATCGCCGCTGCCGCCCAGCACCCGCCTGCCGTTCTCTATGGCGAAGCCGACATCGACCTCGACCGAAGGCTCGGTGAACGGGAAGTAGGACGGGCGCAGCCGCAGCACGATGTCCTCGCGCTCGAAGAAGGCCTTGAGGAAAGTCTCCAGCGTCCATTTGAGATGGCCGAGGTGAATGCCCTTGTCGATCACCAGCCCTTCCACCTGATGGAACATCGGGGTGTGGGTGGCGTCGCTGTCGGAACGATAGACCCGGCCCGGCGCGATGATCCGCACCGGCGCGCCATGGGCCTTCATCGTGCGCACCTGAACCGGGCTTGTGTGCGTCCTGAGCAGCATTCTGCCCCCGTTGGGTGCCGTATCGGGGAAGTAGAACGTGTCGTGCATCGCCCGGGCAGGGTGGCTTTCCGGCATGTTGAGCGCCGTGAAATTGTGCCAGTCGTCCTCGATTTCCGGGCCTGTCGCCACGGAAAAGCCCAGATCGGCGAAGATTTCCGCCAGTTCGTCCATGACCTGGCCGATGGGATGCACCGAACCGCGCGGACTTTCCGGCGCGGGAAGCGACAGGTCCAGCGTTTCTGCCGCAAGCCTCGCATCGAGTGCGGCCTGCTCCAGCGCGGCCTTGCGATCCGCCAGCGCGGATTGCACCTCCTCGCGCAGGGAGTGGATCTTCGGGCCTTGCGCCTGCCGTTCCTCCGGGCTCATCGCGCCCAGGGTCTTCAGCAGAGCGCTGATCCAGCCTTGCTTGCCCAATGCCGCAACCCGCTGCGCTTCCAGAGCGTCCAGCGTTTCCGCAGCCGCGATCGCGGCAAGTGCCTCGGTCTTTTTCTGTTCAGGCTTTTCCATGGGCTAAGGCCGCTAGCGTTTTATTTCGGCGAAGCAAGCCCGGAGGATGCCTGCGGCCCGGGATTGTCCAGGGTCTGCGCGGCCGCGCCCCAGATCCGGGCCCGCTCCTGCATGAAGGCGCCGAGCACCGGATGGTCGAGCGCGGCATATTCGCTGGGCGTCATGCCCATGAAGGAACGGAAATCCCGCACGAAATGCGCCTGATCGTGATACAGGCCATCGATCGACCGGGTCCAGTTGGTCGAAGGTTCCAGCATGAAGCCGACAAGGCTGCGGATGAAGCGCTGGCGCCGCAGCAACAGCCTGGGCGGGAAGCCGAAATAGCGCCCGCAGACCCGCTCCAGCGTGCGTTGCCCCAGTCCCGCTCGATCCGCGAATTCCGCAACCGTGCTGATGGCCGGGTCCACCAGGGCGAGCTGGACCGCGCGAATGCGCTCCTCGTCGGGAACGACCCGCGCATTCTTCTCCCGCAGGAACGCCATGATCCGGGCATATTCCGCCTCGTCATCCGGCTCATTCTCGAGAAGGTCGCGAAACAGCGCGGAAAAATCGCCAAAGGCGGCATGGGCCTCACCATCGACCACGAGATTGGCCACTTCATTCGCCGACGAGCCGATGAATTTGGCCCAGCCCAGGGGAAACAGGCCGATCCCCCAGATCCGCGTCGTTCCCAGTTCAAAGCGAGTAGGAATGGAGCTTGGGCCGGTGCACACGAACGACGCCTTGCTCAGGCGCGAGCCATTGGACAGCTCGGCATCGGGCATATCTCCGCGAAACAGGCGGACGTTGCCCCATTCCGGCAGAAGATGATCGACCACCCGTCCACCGTCCCGAACCTCGATCTCAGCCCGATAGAAGCTTGCGAACAAGCCATCGTATTCAGGGGGAGGCCTGAAGAAACGAACATCGATGTCACAGTGTTTTCTCGGCACTTGCGACCCCGCCCCCTAGGGAAGCCCTGCCCCGGCCCGCGCCTTCGACGGCTGCAAGGCTTCGTTCTCAGGTTCCGTCTGCGACCATTCAACATGGCCTAAAGACGCCCTTCCCCCGATTCTTCAAGTATGTAATCGCACCGAAACCGTGGCATTCCAAAAAGAAAAGCGCGGACACCAGGGCCCGCGCTTTCCGTGATTCGCAATTTTCAGGCTTGTCAGGCGGGCAACGCCTTCTTCGCCTGGGCAATGATCGCGGTGAAGGCGCCGCCTTCGTTCATCGCCAGATCCGCCATCACCTTCCGGTCAAGCTCGATCCCGGCAAGCTTCGCGCCATGGATGAACTGCGAATAGGTCAGGCCTTCGGCGCGAACGGCGGCGTTGATCCGCTGGATCCAGAGCGCGCGGAAGCTGCGCTTCTTCACCTTGCGGTCGCGATAGGCATACTGGCCGGCCTTTTCGACCGCCTGACGGGCGACGCGGATGGTATTCTTGCGGCGGCCGCGATAACCCTTGGCCTGATCCAGAAGCCGCTTGTGCTTGGCGCGTGTTGTCACGCCGCGTTTGATACGGGGCATTGGCTAGTACTCCTGTCTCAGTTGAGGCCGTAAGGGGCCCACTTCTTGATCACCTTCGCATCGGCGTCGGAGATCACGTCGGTCCCGCGGTTCTGGCGGATATACTTGCCGTTATGGCTGATCAGGCGGTGGCGCTTGCCGGCCACGCCGTGCTTCACCTTGCCGGTCGCGGTGAGCTTGAAGCGCTTCTTCACACCGCTCTTGGTCTTGAGCTTGGGCATTTTGGTCTCCTCGATCAGGGACACGTCCGACCAGCCCTGGCAGCCCTTTCAGCCAGGCCAGCCGTCGAAATCACGAGAAACCGTGAATCACGTGTCTGTGAAGGGCGCGCCTTTAGGCCGGGAGCGCCGGAAAGGCAAGGGCTTCACGCCTCGTAGGGTCGCAACCCCGTTTCCGCCAGGAAGCGCGTGAAATCCCCATGCCGGATCGGCAGCAGGCCATCTGTCGCCGATGCCCGCCCGAGATAGGCCTGGGCGGCGATGCCCGAGCCATCCGCCAGGGTCGCCGTCACCTCGCGGCGCAGATAGTCGGACGCGCCCTCGTTCGCGGGGTCGTAGTTCTCGTAGCGGTCCAGCTCCTCCAGCCACCCGGCCGCACCCGGAATCTCGTAAACCTGCCCGGCAACGATACCCTGATCGGCACCGAACAGGACCGGAAAGGAACCGAGCGGGGAGACAACGGCGTAGAGCAGCCCGCGAACCGTAGCCGCGCGCCCTTCCCCCAGGGAAGCGGCCAGACGAGCGGAGCACCCCCTCGCCAGCTGCGGCAGCATCGTGCCGTAAAGGAAAATATGCCCGGCCATGACTGCGATCTTGCCAAGCGGCGCACCAGGCGCAAGGGCAGTCCCACAACAGAAAGGATGACCCGATGGGAATCGCAAGGACATATACCCTCACCGCGGCGCAAGGCCTGGAAGGCCAGCTCGAAGGCGCGCTGCGCGATCTGGCCGGGGCGCTGGCGCAGGCCGACGGTTCGCAAGGCACCCTGACCCTGCGCGGCCAGGCCGCGCCGAACGAGTACCGCTTCCTCGAACTGTGGCGCGACGACGAGGCGCGCAAAGCGGCGGGGCAGACAGTCGACAAGGCGATCATGCAGGCCCTAATGGGCGCGCTCGACGGCAAGCCCGGCACCGAGGATTTCGACCGGCTCGGCGGCTGACAGAACGGCTAACTCGGAGGCTAACTCGGGGGCCAGCCTGCGCGGTGGTCAGTGGCCGCAGGCCAGCGCCTCCACCACATCCTCGAGCCGGGCCGGATCGCCCAGCGCCAGCACATGGCCATCGGAGGCAGCGTGGAGCGGTTCCCCGTTCCAGTCGCACATCGTGCCGCCGGCCCCTTCCACGACCGGGACCAGCGCGGCCCAGTCATGCAGCTTGAGGCCCGCCTCGCAGACCAGATCGATCTGCCCGCTGGCCAGCATGGCGTAGTTGTAGCAGTCGCCGCCCATCACCATCCGGCGATGATCGGTGCGGGCGGCCAGCGCCATGAAATGGCCGCCATCGTGATCGTCGAAATAATGCGGCCCGGTGGTGGCGAGCGTGGCATCGGCGAGGCTGGGGCAAGGGCGGCAGCGCGCGGCCTGGCCGTTGAGCGTGGTGGCCCTGCCGGTCACGCCCAGCCAGCGCTCCCGCAGGATGGGCTGGTCGATCACGCCCAGCACCGGCCAGCCATCGACCACCAGCGCGATCAGCGTGCCGAAGATCGGGCGGCCCGCCAGGAAACCGGCCGTCCCGTCGATCGGATCGAGCACCCACTGGCGACTCGCCCCCACGTTGCGGCTGCCGAACTCCTCGCCGATGATGCCATCATCCGGCCGCTCGGCCGCCAGAATCCCGCGCATCGCCTCTTCCGCCGCGCGGTCGGCGATGGTGACCGGCGTGGCGTCGCCTTTCCGTTCGGTATCCAGGCCCTGCCGGAACCATGGCCGGATCGCTTCCCCGGCCGCGTCGGCCAGGCGCTGGGCCAGGGCAATGTCGGAATCGAGCTTCAAACCCCGGCCACCCCTCAATCGAACAGGCTCGAAACCGAGCTTTCGTCAGCGATGCGGCGGATCGCTTCCCCGATCAGCGTGGCGATCGAGAGGATTCTTATGCGGCTGCTGTCCTTGGCGGCATCGGTGGCGAGAATGGTGTCGGTAATCACCAGTTCCTTGAGCGCCGAATTGTTCACCTTCTGCACCGCCCCGCCCGACAGCACGCCATGCGTGATATAGGCAACGACGCTGGTGGCCCCGGAATCGAGCAGGGCCTGCGCCGCGTTGCACAGGGTGCCGCCCGAATCGACGATATCGTCGATCAGGATGCAATGCCGCCCCTTCACGTCGCCGATGATGTTCATCACCTCGGATTCGCCGGGACGCTCCCGCCGCTTGTCGACAATGGCGAGCGGTGCATTGTCGAGCCGCTTGGCAAGGGCGCGCGCGCGCACCACGCCGCCCACGTCGGGCGAAACCACGGTCAGCGCCTGCCCGCCGTAACGCGCCTGAATGTCGGCGGCCATCGCCGGGGCGGCATAGAGATTGTCGGTCGGAATATCGAAGAAGCCCTGGATCTGGCCCGCGTGCAGATCGACAGCCAGCACCCGGTCCGCCCCCGCCGTGGTTATCAGATTGGCAACCAGCTTGGCCGAGATCGGCGTGCGGGGGCCTGGCTTGCGGTCCTGCCGGGCATAGCCGAAATAGGGAACGACCGCCGTGATCCGCTTGGCCGAGGCGCGCTTGAGCGCATCGATCCCGATCAGCAGCTCCATCAGGTGATCGTTCGCCGGAAAGCTGGTGGACTGCACCAGAAACACATCCTCGCCGCGAACGTTCTCGTGAATCTCCACGAAGATTTCCTCGTCGGCGAAGCGGCGCACGCTCGCGTCCGTCAGCGGAAGCTCGAGATAACCGGCGATAGCCCGTGCGAGCGGCAAGTTGGAATTGCCGGCCATTATCTTCATCGCGCAGATGCCCCTTCTTGTGCTTTTGATGATGCCATGCCGATCGGAATCGGGCTTCCGGCTCTAATCGAGCGGAAGCCGATTGCAACCGGCGGCGCCCCGGGCGGGTGAATTTATCCGCTTCGGCGTGTCAATGCTGTGTCAATCGAGGCGATGTTCCCCGCGCACCCAGCGGACCGTCCCCGAACTGGCGCGCATGACCACGCTTTCCGTCGTCATCCTGCCGCCCTTCAGGCGCTTGACGCCCTCCAGCAGCGAACCGTCGGTCACGCCGGTCGCCGCGAAGATGCAGTCGCCCTTGGCGAGGTCTTCCAGCTTGTAGACGCGGTTGAGATCCTCGATGCCCCATTTGCGGGCGCGGGCGCGCTCATCCTCGTTGCGGAACAGAAGGCGGCCGTTGAACTGGCCGCCCACGCAGCGCAGCGCCGCCGCGGCCAGCACGCCTTCGGGCGCGCCGCCCGATCCCATATACATGTCGATGGTGGTGTCCGGATCGGTGGTGGCGATGACGCCCGCCACATCGCCATCGGGAATGAGCTGGATGCCGCAGCCGATCTCGCGCAACTCCGCGATCAGCTCGGCATGGCGCGGCCGGTCGAGCACGCAGACGATGATCTCGTCGGCGGCGACGCCCTTGGCCGCGGCCACCGCCTCCACATTCTCCCGCACGCTGCGATCAAGATCGATCACGCCCTCGGGATAGCCCGGCCCGACCGCCAGCTTGTCCATATAGACGTCGGGCGCGTTGAGCAGGCATCCTTCCTCGGCGGCGGCGAGCACGGCCAGGGCATTCGGCCCCGCCTTGGCGGTGATGGTGGTGCCTTCCAGAGGATCGAGCGCGATATCGATCTTCGGCCCCTTGTCGGGCGCCCCGCCCACCTTCTCGCCGATGTAGAGCATCGGCGCCTCGTCGCGCTCACCCTCGCCGATCACCACGGTGCCGTCGATATAAAGCCCGTCGAACGCCCGGCGCATCGCTTCGACCGCGGCGGCGTCGGCCGCCTTCTCGTCCCCGCGCCCGATCAGCTTCGATGCGGCGATCGCGGCCGCTTCGGTCACGCGGACCATTTCCAGGACAAGAACGCGATCGAGGACGTGGCTGGCGGGCGTGGCTTTCTGTTGCGGCATAGGTTCCTAATCCGGCTGGCTGTGGAATGCCCCCTGGGTGTTCGTCACCCAGGGGCGATGTAACACCTTTATGTTGCAAGCAATTGCATGACCAGTGGAGAAGCCGTGAGGCTGGGCGAATTTTCCAGCAGGCGGAGCGCCTCCGTCACGCAGCTTTCCGGGCCGTCATGGGTGACGATGGCGACCAGCACCTCGCCGCCTTCCTCCTGCCGCCCCTTCTGGATCATGCTTTCGATCGAAACGCCGGCATCGCGCATGGCGGCGGTGATCTCGGCCAGCACGCCCGGACGATCCGTCACCGCGAAGCGGATGTAGCGGCGGCCGCTGCGATGGCCCGATTCGGCGGGGGCCAAGGCCTTGAGGTCCGCCACCGGCATGGAGAAGGGCGGATCGATCTCCCCCTCGCTTTCCCACAGCCGGGCGATATCGATAAGGTCCGCCACCACCGCGCTCGCGGTTGGCCCGTCGCCCGCGCCCGCGCCCTGGAACAGCAGCCGCCCGGCGAAATTGCCTTCCGCCACCACCGCATTGGTCGCGCCGTCCACATGCGCCAGGGGATGGCCTTCGGGCACGAGATAGGGCTGGACCCGCTGGAACAGGCCGGTTCCATCGCCGGAGATATCCGGTTCGGCCATGCCGATCAGGCGGATGACATAGCCCAGCGTTTCCGCCTGGGCGATGTCCGCGGCGCGCAGGGCCGAGATGCCGGTGGTGTCGACATGCGCGAAATCGAGCTTGGTGCCGAAGGCGATCGCCGCCAGGATCGCCAGCTTGTGCGCCGCATCCGTCCCTTCGATATCGAAGGTCGGATCGGCTTCGGCGTAGCCCAGCCCCTGCGCTTCCGCGAGCACATCGGCGAAATCGCGGCCGGTATCCTCCATGGTGGAGAGGATGTAATTGCAGGTGCCGTTGAGAATGCCGTAGATGCGCTCGATCACATTGGCCGCCGC contains:
- a CDS encoding gamma-glutamylcyclotransferase family protein: MAGHIFLYGTMLPQLARGCSARLAASLGEGRAATVRGLLYAVVSPLGSFPVLFGADQGIVAGQVYEIPGAAGWLEELDRYENYDPANEGASDYLRREVTATLADGSGIAAQAYLGRASATDGLLPIRHGDFTRFLAETGLRPYEA
- a CDS encoding putative quinol monooxygenase is translated as MGIARTYTLTAAQGLEGQLEGALRDLAGALAQADGSQGTLTLRGQAAPNEYRFLELWRDDEARKAAGQTVDKAIMQALMGALDGKPGTEDFDRLGG
- the hisN gene encoding histidinol-phosphatase: MKLDSDIALAQRLADAAGEAIRPWFRQGLDTERKGDATPVTIADRAAEEAMRGILAAERPDDGIIGEEFGSRNVGASRQWVLDPIDGTAGFLAGRPIFGTLIALVVDGWPVLGVIDQPILRERWLGVTGRATTLNGQAARCRPCPSLADATLATTGPHYFDDHDGGHFMALAARTDHRRMVMGGDCYNYAMLASGQIDLVCEAGLKLHDWAALVPVVEGAGGTMCDWNGEPLHAASDGHVLALGDPARLEDVVEALACGH
- the glpX gene encoding class II fructose-bisphosphatase; protein product: MPQQKATPASHVLDRVLVLEMVRVTEAAAIAASKLIGRGDEKAADAAAVEAMRRAFDGLYIDGTVVIGEGERDEAPMLYIGEKVGGAPDKGPKIDIALDPLEGTTITAKAGPNALAVLAAAEEGCLLNAPDVYMDKLAVGPGYPEGVIDLDRSVRENVEAVAAAKGVAADEIIVCVLDRPRHAELIAELREIGCGIQLIPDGDVAGVIATTDPDTTIDMYMGSGGAPEGVLAAAALRCVGGQFNGRLLFRNEDERARARKWGIEDLNRVYKLEDLAKGDCIFAATGVTDGSLLEGVKRLKGGRMTTESVVMRASSGTVRWVRGEHRLD
- a CDS encoding homoserine dehydrogenase, whose protein sequence is MAEPLRIALAGLGTVGAGVIRLLEVNRELITRRAGREIRVVAVSARDRTKDRGVDLSGFAWEDDMTRMAARADVDVVVELVGGSDGPALTLARNAIREGKALVTANKAMIAHHGLSLAQAAEEASVPLKFEAAVAGGIPVIKGLREGAAANVIERIYGILNGTCNYILSTMEDTGRDFADVLAEAQGLGYAEADPTFDIEGTDAAHKLAILAAIAFGTKLDFAHVDTTGISALRAADIAQAETLGYVIRLIGMAEPDISGDGTGLFQRVQPYLVPEGHPLAHVDGATNAVVAEGNFAGRLLFQGAGAGDGPTASAVVADLIDIARLWESEGEIDPPFSMPVADLKALAPAESGHRSGRRYIRFAVTDRPGVLAEITAAMRDAGVSIESMIQKGRQEEGGEVLVAIVTHDGPESCVTEALRLLENSPSLTASPLVMQLLAT
- a CDS encoding helix-turn-helix domain-containing protein, translating into MFASFYRAEIEVRDGGRVVDHLLPEWGNVRLFRGDMPDAELSNGSRLSKASFVCTGPSSIPTRFELGTTRIWGIGLFPLGWAKFIGSSANEVANLVVDGEAHAAFGDFSALFRDLLENEPDDEAEYARIMAFLREKNARVVPDEERIRAVQLALVDPAISTVAEFADRAGLGQRTLERVCGRYFGFPPRLLLRRQRFIRSLVGFMLEPSTNWTRSIDGLYHDQAHFVRDFRSFMGMTPSEYAALDHPVLGAFMQERARIWGAAAQTLDNPGPQASSGLASPK
- the rplT gene encoding 50S ribosomal protein L20 — protein: MPRIKRGVTTRAKHKRLLDQAKGYRGRRKNTIRVARQAVEKAGQYAYRDRKVKKRSFRALWIQRINAAVRAEGLTYSQFIHGAKLAGIELDRKVMADLAMNEGGAFTAIIAQAKKALPA
- the rpmI gene encoding 50S ribosomal protein L35, whose product is MPKLKTKSGVKKRFKLTATGKVKHGVAGKRHRLISHNGKYIRQNRGTDVISDADAKVIKKWAPYGLN
- a CDS encoding ribose-phosphate pyrophosphokinase, which translates into the protein MKIMAGNSNLPLARAIAGYLELPLTDASVRRFADEEIFVEIHENVRGEDVFLVQSTSFPANDHLMELLIGIDALKRASAKRITAVVPYFGYARQDRKPGPRTPISAKLVANLITTAGADRVLAVDLHAGQIQGFFDIPTDNLYAAPAMAADIQARYGGQALTVVSPDVGGVVRARALAKRLDNAPLAIVDKRRERPGESEVMNIIGDVKGRHCILIDDIVDSGGTLCNAAQALLDSGATSVVAYITHGVLSGGAVQKVNNSALKELVITDTILATDAAKDSSRIRILSIATLIGEAIRRIADESSVSSLFD
- the pheS gene encoding phenylalanine--tRNA ligase subunit alpha; this translates as MEKPEQKKTEALAAIAAAETLDALEAQRVAALGKQGWISALLKTLGAMSPEERQAQGPKIHSLREEVQSALADRKAALEQAALDARLAAETLDLSLPAPESPRGSVHPIGQVMDELAEIFADLGFSVATGPEIEDDWHNFTALNMPESHPARAMHDTFYFPDTAPNGGRMLLRTHTSPVQVRTMKAHGAPVRIIAPGRVYRSDSDATHTPMFHQVEGLVIDKGIHLGHLKWTLETFLKAFFEREDIVLRLRPSYFPFTEPSVEVDVGFAIENGRRVLGGSGDAPGHGWMELLGSGMVNRRVIEMSGLDPDVWQGFAFGVGVDRLAMLKYGMDDLRAFFDGDVRWLRHYGFSAFDQPTISGGIGATGGGARA